Proteins co-encoded in one Quercus robur chromosome 8, dhQueRobu3.1, whole genome shotgun sequence genomic window:
- the LOC126694479 gene encoding glycine-rich protein DC7.1-like, whose translation MAYSKTFLLLGLVFAVVLLVSSEVSARELAQETVQTDAVNEDKHGHHHGHDHRHGHGHGHGHHGKPGHGAAGEKLEETDQN comes from the exons ATGGCTTACTCAAAGACTTTCCTTCTTCTTGGTCTTGTCTTTGCTGTGGTTCTTCTCGTCTCCTCCGAGGTCTCAGCTCGTGAGCTAGCTC AGGAGACTGTGCAAACTGACGCAGTGAATGAGGACAAGCATGGTCATCACCATGGACACGATCACAGACACGGACACGGCCATGGCCATGGACACCATGGCAAACCAGGTCATGGTGCTGCTGGAGAGAAACTTGAAGAGACCGACCAAAATTAG